Genomic window (Microbacterium oxydans):
TCACGGTGATGCCGCTGTCGTAGCTCCACCGCACCTGCCCGCCCACGGTCGTCGGTACGGATGGGGTGCCGAGATCGGTCAGCGAGGGAGCAGACCACCGAGTAGATTCGGCTCCCGCCCCGCTGTAATCGACCTGGAGGTCATCGAGGGCGATCGATACCGTGCCCGAACCAACATCCACCACGACCTGCTCCACAACCGACGCGTGCGTCGGCACCGTCACCGCGGCAGTCGTTGAGACGAGGGCGAACACCGCAACACCCGACACAGTCATCGCTCGGAACAGGGGGCGGGCGAGCACGCGCTTTCGCCACGTTTGCAGCCGATTGAGGCGAGACGTCAAGAGATGTCCAATCCATCGCAGAATCGCGATCACAACCAGCCCTCGAGGCGAGGGGTTCCTGCTAACCAACCGATGACGCACGGGAGCGCGCAGGCTCCGCAAATTGTCCTTAGCGGGGGAGTTCTTTTCGTGAGCTGCCCCCAATACCCTCATGTCTACGCGCAGGGAGGTAAAGCCAGTCGAAAGAGCACGGGAAGCTCACAGGCTCCGATCAACGCCGTGGTTGCCAGTAGTCCTCCATACGCGCATGTCTCGGGGAGTAACCGGCCGTCTGTACCGGTCTGCAACACAGGTCAGGTCAGGTCGGCAACCGCGCGACCGCCTGAAGGAATGCTCGCAGCAGGAGGGCAAGGGCGTGGCCTGACTGGAAGTCCAACACGCTCCTACCGACCGCTGCGCTGTGGGACCATGAGGTCGAGGAATGGGTCGAGACGCTCGAGCTCACACCGGGCGAAACCCACGAGATCAAGTTCGGCGCCCACGGAGATCGACCGTCGACTCGATCTCGTCCTGCAGATCATATGCGGACGATTCCGGTTCGGACGGCCTGGGCTATTGCGGCTCCCCGATTATCGACACGGAGCTTGGTGTAGATGTGGTGCAGATGGGTCTTCACTGTGCCTTCGCTGACGAAGAGCGCGCGTCCGAGGTCACGATTCGAGTAGCCTCGGGCAAGTAGCTCAAGGACCTCTATCTCGCGAGACGTGAGTGCTTCGTCGGGCTTCTGAGTGCGCCCGAGGAGCCGAGTTGCAACGGTTGGCGACAAGGCCGAGATCCCGGCGGCTGCCGAGCGGATCGCCGAGAACAGGTCTGGCGGTCGCGAATCTTTGAGGAAGTACCCGATTGCGCCGGCTTCCACTGCGCGGACTATGTCTGAGTCCGTGTCATAGGTCGTGAAGACGAGCACGCGCGTCTCCGGCCGCGCGGTCATGAGCTGCGCTGTGAGGTCGAGTCCTGAGATATCCGATCCCAGGTTCAGGTCCATCAAGACAACGCTTGGGGAGAACTCCGCGGCGAGGGCAAGGACGACC
Coding sequences:
- a CDS encoding response regulator transcription factor; the encoded protein is MLVDDHPVLRYGMAGLIDTQDDLAVVAETGDPEVVLALAAEFSPSVVLMDLNLGSDISGLDLTAQLMTARPETRVLVFTTYDTDSDIVRAVEAGAIGYFLKDSRPPDLFSAIRSAAAGISALSPTVATRLLGRTQKPDEALTSREIEVLELLARGYSNRDLGRALFVSEGTVKTHLHHIYTKLRVDNRGAAIAQAVRTGIVRI